In Geoalkalibacter ferrihydriticus DSM 17813, a genomic segment contains:
- a CDS encoding glutaredoxin family protein, whose amino-acid sequence MKSFLALFICLLLVAGCARPPAADLSVKVPQIASDEVVVYVRTGCPYCELTLDVIFEQGYVPESRNVTEDRQAYQELRAIYREYFSQEEIIVPVIGKNQRFVRGFNRQSIVELLRDAAVTDPDDYLFCD is encoded by the coding sequence ATGAAAAGTTTTTTAGCACTCTTCATCTGTCTGTTGCTTGTCGCGGGTTGCGCCAGACCGCCCGCAGCCGATTTAAGCGTCAAGGTACCGCAAATCGCCTCGGATGAAGTGGTCGTCTATGTGAGAACGGGGTGCCCGTATTGCGAACTCACCCTTGACGTCATTTTTGAGCAGGGGTATGTACCGGAAAGCAGGAATGTGACGGAAGATCGACAGGCCTATCAGGAATTACGGGCCATTTATCGTGAATATTTTTCTCAAGAAGAAATCATCGTACCGGTCATCGGTAAAAATCAACGTTTTGTGCGAGGGTTCAACCGGCAGTCCATTGTGGAGTTGCTGCGCGATGCAGCCGTGACCGATCCCGATGATTACCTGTTCTGCGATTGA
- a CDS encoding EAL domain-containing protein, whose protein sequence is MPSDTALRVLYLEDNPADADLARNALARAATRFQMETVPTLEAARRRLADSTPPYDLLLSDLSLPDGSGLELLTEVRRRDLPLAVVILTGSGEQKAPFVALKAGADDYLSKKDDYLAQLPGVLTAALNRFRRRRAYLDKPLRVLYAEPSAFDRDLTLRFFSRNAPHIRLDTVGKGAQVLERLSYSVQDLDLPYDVVLLDYRLPGLDALEVVKVLRQKRHLDIPIVLVTGHGSEEVAIRALHLGVDEYLIKREGYLFQLPAILEKAQKQAELRRSEARYHSLFDNNHVVMLLIDPESGCITDANPAACAYYGYALDVLRGMSITAINARSFEEIQRDMRQAQAMECNLFRFQHRLADGRLREVEVIIGPMEFSGQTLLYSIVNDITERLLAEKSLHLARFCIDHAAVAIYRIEEDGRILEANHEAARSLGYSREELCSMKVFAINPDFSLEEWRAHRKSVRDKGSGTIETRHRRRDGSIFPVEVTVNYLDYAGKSFSYSFAKDITERKRSEEDLKRFKFIVENAGQEVYLIRPDGSLFYVNKTAAASLGYTVEELLSIGIPGIDPAFGPVFSSHFEELKIRGLPYFETDHVAKDGRRVPKEIKSVYLRMSDQEFVCSFARDISDRKRYQEQLEYLATHDELTGLANRALLHDRLSQAIRFAHRSQRLVAILLLDIDRFKVINDSLGHGVGDELLRAVAQRLQEAVRETDTVARLGGDEFVVLLTEVADSEVVGRVAGKILNRLALPHQLAGHEIHLSASFGVSLYPRDSTDAATLIRNADIAMYRAKREGGSNITFYTSDMNAQVIETLELEGALRLALEREEFSLYYQPKIDLASGRIVGCEALLRWRHPHRGLVAPTEFIPLAEETGLIVPLGAWVLKEACRQARVWQNQGLPPLSIAVNISARQFSKSDLPQLVQETIQETGFKPRLLILELTESILMSNPTSAVSVMDKLKALGVRLSLDDFGTGYSSLAYLSRFPFDQVKIDRSFVSGIVSDPKSATIATAIIGLAHRMHLRVVAEGVENEEQLGYLHKNGCDEIQGYLLSRPLPATDFPDFLRENISLPALNVFSFSEAPALLIVDDEPNTLSALQRALAEEGYRIHSAGSAQQGLEILAKNSVQVILTDQRMPGMSGTEFLGRVKSLHPDTVRIILSGYADLDTVVRSVNEGALYKFLGKPWDDDQLREHIRDAFRYYEAIIRPRRVAAEATQR, encoded by the coding sequence ATGCCTTCAGATACTGCATTACGGGTTCTCTACCTTGAGGACAATCCTGCCGACGCTGATTTGGCGCGTAACGCACTGGCACGGGCAGCGACTCGTTTCCAAATGGAAACAGTGCCCACCTTGGAGGCTGCAAGGCGCAGGCTTGCAGACTCAACGCCTCCCTATGATCTTCTGCTTTCCGACCTCAGTCTTCCCGATGGCAGCGGCCTTGAATTGCTCACCGAGGTCCGTCGTCGTGATCTGCCCTTGGCTGTCGTGATCCTTACCGGTTCGGGAGAACAAAAGGCGCCGTTCGTCGCCCTCAAAGCCGGAGCCGATGATTATCTGTCTAAAAAAGATGACTATCTCGCCCAGCTGCCTGGCGTACTTACGGCCGCCCTCAACCGGTTCCGACGTCGGCGTGCTTATCTTGATAAACCCTTGCGGGTTCTTTACGCCGAGCCCAGTGCTTTTGACCGCGATCTGACACTGAGGTTTTTTTCTCGGAACGCACCCCATATCCGACTGGATACCGTCGGCAAAGGCGCCCAGGTTTTGGAGCGCCTCTCATATTCGGTTCAGGATCTAGATTTACCCTATGATGTGGTGTTACTCGATTACCGCCTTCCCGGTCTCGATGCCCTCGAAGTGGTCAAAGTGCTCAGACAGAAGCGGCATTTGGATATTCCGATTGTTCTGGTGACCGGTCATGGCAGCGAAGAGGTGGCTATACGTGCCCTTCATCTGGGTGTGGATGAGTATCTGATTAAGCGCGAAGGCTACCTTTTTCAATTGCCGGCGATTCTAGAAAAGGCCCAGAAGCAAGCCGAACTTCGCCGCAGTGAAGCGCGCTACCACAGCTTGTTTGATAACAATCATGTAGTGATGCTGCTTATCGATCCCGAGAGTGGCTGCATAACCGACGCCAATCCTGCCGCATGCGCCTATTACGGTTATGCCCTGGATGTTCTCCGAGGAATGTCTATTACGGCGATTAACGCCCGCAGTTTTGAGGAAATACAGCGGGATATGCGTCAGGCCCAAGCCATGGAATGCAACCTCTTTCGTTTCCAGCACCGTTTGGCCGACGGCCGCCTGCGGGAGGTTGAGGTCATCATCGGCCCCATGGAATTTTCAGGACAAACGTTGCTCTATTCCATCGTCAACGATATTACAGAGCGCTTGCTGGCTGAAAAGAGTCTGCATTTGGCACGCTTCTGTATTGACCATGCAGCCGTTGCCATTTATCGCATCGAGGAAGACGGTCGGATCCTTGAAGCCAATCATGAGGCTGCACGCAGTTTGGGATATAGTCGCGAAGAGCTGTGCAGTATGAAAGTCTTCGCCATCAACCCGGATTTCAGCCTCGAAGAATGGCGGGCGCATCGCAAGAGCGTGCGGGACAAAGGGTCGGGAACTATTGAGACCCGTCATCGCCGCCGGGACGGGTCGATTTTCCCCGTTGAAGTCACGGTCAATTACCTCGACTATGCAGGCAAATCCTTTTCCTACTCCTTTGCCAAGGACATTACCGAGCGCAAGCGTTCCGAGGAGGATCTGAAACGCTTTAAATTCATCGTTGAAAATGCCGGTCAGGAAGTTTATCTGATCCGGCCGGACGGCAGTTTGTTCTATGTGAATAAAACGGCAGCCGCAAGTCTTGGCTATACCGTTGAAGAACTTCTGTCCATTGGCATTCCGGGCATCGATCCGGCGTTTGGCCCCGTCTTCAGTTCACACTTCGAAGAACTTAAAATACGCGGACTGCCTTACTTCGAAACGGACCATGTCGCCAAAGACGGTCGGCGGGTGCCCAAGGAGATCAAGTCCGTATATCTGCGCATGTCCGATCAGGAATTCGTCTGTTCTTTTGCCCGGGATATCAGCGACCGCAAGCGCTATCAGGAACAATTGGAATATCTGGCCACTCACGACGAACTGACCGGGCTGGCCAACCGGGCTTTGCTGCATGACCGCCTGTCGCAAGCGATTCGTTTTGCCCATCGTTCACAGCGCCTGGTGGCGATTCTGCTCCTCGATATCGATCGGTTCAAGGTTATCAACGACAGCCTTGGGCATGGGGTCGGCGACGAGTTGTTACGTGCGGTGGCGCAGCGTCTGCAGGAAGCCGTGCGTGAAACGGATACCGTGGCCAGACTGGGTGGCGACGAATTTGTCGTCCTGCTGACCGAGGTTGCCGATTCCGAGGTTGTGGGACGGGTGGCGGGAAAAATTCTGAACCGTTTGGCTCTGCCACATCAGTTGGCCGGCCACGAAATCCACCTGAGCGCAAGTTTCGGCGTCAGTCTCTACCCCCGCGACAGCACTGATGCCGCGACTCTCATCCGCAATGCCGATATTGCCATGTATCGAGCTAAAAGAGAGGGCGGCAGCAACATCACTTTCTATACGTCGGACATGAATGCCCAGGTCATTGAGACATTGGAGCTCGAAGGCGCGCTGCGCCTGGCTCTCGAGCGAGAAGAGTTCAGTCTGTATTATCAGCCAAAAATCGACTTGGCGAGCGGGCGCATTGTCGGCTGTGAAGCCCTGCTGCGCTGGCGGCATCCGCACCGCGGTCTGGTCGCCCCGACCGAATTCATTCCGCTGGCCGAAGAGACAGGCCTGATCGTGCCCCTCGGTGCCTGGGTTCTCAAAGAGGCCTGCCGGCAGGCAAGAGTCTGGCAGAACCAGGGACTGCCACCATTGAGCATCGCGGTTAATATTTCCGCGCGCCAATTCAGCAAAAGCGATTTGCCGCAACTTGTTCAGGAGACCATCCAGGAAACAGGATTCAAACCGCGATTGTTAATTCTCGAATTGACCGAGAGCATCCTGATGTCCAATCCGACTTCGGCGGTGTCCGTCATGGACAAGCTCAAAGCGCTCGGGGTCCGCCTTTCTCTGGATGATTTCGGCACCGGTTATTCGAGTCTCGCTTATCTGAGCCGCTTTCCCTTCGACCAGGTCAAGATCGACCGGTCCTTTGTCAGCGGCATCGTGAGTGATCCAAAATCAGCGACCATCGCTACTGCGATCATCGGCCTTGCTCACCGCATGCACCTCAGGGTCGTCGCCGAAGGAGTCGAAAACGAAGAACAGCTTGGGTACCTGCATAAAAACGGTTGTGACGAGATTCAAGGCTATCTGCTCAGTCGCCCCCTGCCTGCGACAGATTTTCCAGATTTCTTGCGCGAGAATATAAGTCTTCCAGCACTCAACGTATTCAGTTTCTCTGAAGCACCGGCCTTGCTTATCGTCGATGACGAACCGAACACCCTGAGCGCCTTGCAACGTGCCCTGGCTGAAGAGGGGTACCGCATTCATTCTGCAGGCAGTGCGCAGCAGGGGTTGGAGATACTGGCAAAGAACAGCGTTCAGGTAATTCTCACCGATCAACGCATGCCGGGAATGAGCGGCACCGAATTTCTCGGTCGCGTAAAATCTCTGCACCCCGATACAGTGCGGATCATCCTTTCGGGTTACGCTGATCTGGATACGGTGGTGCGGTCGGTCAACGAAGGGGCGTTGTACAAATTTCTCGGAAAACCCTGGGATGACGATCAACTTCGAGAGCATATCCGCGATGCTTTCCGCTATTACGAAGCGATCATTCGCCCCCGGCGTGTGGCTGCCGAGGCAACTCAGCGGTAA
- the map gene encoding type I methionyl aminopeptidase, which translates to MQIKTPEEITQMRHAGLLLWQAHQVAAKMITAGTLTRDIDRAVEETLVAGGGIPLFKGVPGKVPFPAATCISLNEEVVHGIPSSRVLNEGDLVSLDIGVKLNGWCADAAVTYAVGEIDEEKARLLRVTEECLARAIGALRPGVRWSKIALKLQKFAEREGFSVVEELVGHAIGREMWEPPQVPNFFTRQMPDFKLRTGLVLAIEPMINLGRKEVVLRPDHWTIASRDGKPSAHFEHTVALTEDGPVVLTCGPNGEGWGMGQSQNR; encoded by the coding sequence TTGCAGATCAAAACCCCCGAGGAAATCACGCAAATGCGGCACGCCGGCCTGTTGTTGTGGCAGGCCCATCAGGTCGCGGCCAAAATGATCACAGCGGGCACCCTCACCCGCGATATCGACCGGGCCGTTGAAGAAACACTGGTTGCCGGAGGCGGCATCCCTCTGTTCAAAGGGGTTCCGGGCAAGGTGCCTTTTCCTGCCGCGACCTGCATTTCTCTCAACGAAGAGGTCGTTCACGGCATTCCTTCCAGTCGGGTTTTAAACGAGGGAGACCTGGTCAGCCTTGATATCGGCGTCAAACTCAATGGCTGGTGCGCCGATGCCGCGGTCACCTATGCCGTCGGTGAGATCGACGAAGAAAAAGCACGTTTGCTGCGCGTGACCGAAGAGTGCCTGGCGCGGGCCATCGGTGCGCTGCGTCCCGGCGTGCGCTGGAGCAAAATTGCCTTGAAATTACAGAAGTTTGCCGAACGGGAAGGGTTTTCGGTGGTGGAGGAACTGGTCGGCCATGCCATCGGCCGCGAGATGTGGGAACCGCCGCAGGTGCCGAATTTCTTTACCCGCCAGATGCCTGACTTCAAACTGCGTACCGGTTTGGTTCTGGCCATCGAACCGATGATAAACCTGGGGCGCAAGGAGGTTGTGCTGCGCCCCGACCATTGGACGATCGCCTCGCGCGACGGCAAACCCAGCGCCCATTTCGAGCATACCGTGGCGCTGACGGAGGATGGCCCTGTTGTTTTGACCTGCGGCCCCAATGGTGAGGGGTGGGGGATGGGTCAATCGCAGAACAGGTAA